AACCAGGATACTCACCAGCAGCGAGGCCAGGGTCGCCCACAGCGGATGCCCGAGGCCGCGCCCGAGGTTAGCGTTGATCGCGCTCTGAAACGGCACCACCGCCCCGGCAATCACCGCCAACAGTAACAAGCCCAGCCAATGCAACGTGGTCATGATCAATCTCCCAAAGGTTTTACTGGACTCTACGGTATTCGTCGCGCAGATTTAAATTCCAAGTTCTTATGCTGAACATGCACGATATGAATGATCTGCGCCGTATCGACCTTAACCTGTTGGTGATCCTCGACGCGTTGCTCAGCGAGCAGCACGTCACCCGCGCCGCCGAGCGCCTGCACCTGAGCCAACCGGCGGTGAGCCATGCGTTGGCGCGATTGCGGGATCTGCTGGGCGACCCGTTGCTGGTGCGCCAGGGCAGTGGCCTGGTCGCCACCGCTCGCGCATTGGAACTGGCTGCGCCCTTGGCCGATGCGCTGGCCCAGGTGCAGTCGCTGCTGGCGCCGAACCGTTTCGAGCCCGCTTCGGCCAGGCGCACCTTTCGCCTGGCCATGTCTGATTACGGCGCGGCGTTGCTGTTGCCCGGGCTGGTGCGGGCGCTACGCGAGCAGGCGCCGGGGATTGATCTGGCCGTCACCCACGCCAGTCGCGAAGGCATGCAGGAAGGGGTGCTCAGTGGCGAGATCGACCTGGCAGCCGGGGTCTTCCCCGACCTGCCGGGCGAGTTGCGCAGCACGCCATTGTTCCAAGAGCACTACGCCTGCCTGGTGGACCGCGATAGTTTGCCCTCTGGTGGTGTGCTCGACTTGCCCACCTACCTGGCGCGGCCCCATGTGCTGCTGGAAATGCGTGGCAGTGGCACCCCGGAAATCGAACGGGCGCTGACCGCGATCCGTGAGCGGCGGCATGTGGCGATCAGCCTGCCGCATTGGAGCGTCGCGCCGCAGCTGATCCAGGGCACCGATCTGATCCTTACCGTATCCTCACAGGGGCTGCGGAACATCGATCAACGGCATCTGCTGGTGGTGCCGCCACCGTTTCATATTCCGTCCTTCGGTTTTGTATTGGCCTGGCATAAACGCCGCGGCGGGGACAGCGCCTTGCAGTGGTTGATCGCGCAAGTGCAGGGCGTGCTCGCGTAGCCGCCATAACCGGAGCGGTTACCCTCTAGTGCGTAACACACCCTTTTTCAGCACCCGATAAAAAACGCCCGATGCACTACAAGAAATCCTGTTCATCCACGCATGAGTATTGCGAGCGAGTCATTCGTGATTTGCCTATTCTCGGTCATGCGATGCGCCTGAAAGTTTTGCTCCGGCGTGTTGGTTGCCGCGACTGTGGCAAACGCATGGAGGCTGTCAGTTGGCTGGATCGCCATGCCCGCATGATGCGGCGTCTGGCAGTGGCGGTCATTCAAGCCCGTGAACGTCTTCCCACGCTACACGTGGCGCAGATGTTCGGACTGCATTGGGACACCGTTCGGTTGCTACAACGTCAAGCCTTGCAAGCGGCATTAAGTCTTCTGCCCAAGGCGCAACTGTGACGTTAGCTGGCATCTGAGAGCTTTCGCATAGCACTCAAGGTCGCAAACTGCGGTGGCGGCAGGTCGTAGATAAGCGCCTGCCCCATCAAGGGATGGTCCAGGCAGAAATCGTGCAGGTTGAAACCCTCGCTGCCGACAAGGCTGCCATTGATCAGCACTAGGTCAAAGCCGCGATCGCCGTACTCCACCAAGTTAAGCAGGTCTTCCAGGCTCGGAACCGGCGCAATGGCGTAATAGCCCTGGCGATTGAAATCGCGCTCCAGGCGCAGGCGCTGAGCATGCTCGGGGTCGGCAATCATGATGCGCAGCGCTTTGTTAATCATCGATGGCCTCCAGCATGGTTGCTGGATACAGGCCGCCCGGCATTGCGCTGCAACCAGCGCAGCAGGTCGGCGCCATTCATGGGCCGTGCATGCCAATACCCCTGCCCCTGGGTGCAACCCAATGCCAGCAACGCTTGATGCTGTTCGGCCGTTTCAATGCCCTCGATCACCACGGACATGCTCAGGGTCTGCCCCAGGGCCAGGGTACTGCCTATGACCGCCCGGCAGCGCGGCTCGTGCAGCAGGCCACGGACGAACTCCGCGTCGAGTTTTATTTCGTTGAACGGCAACTGGCACAAGCGCTGCAGCGAAGAGAATCCGGCGCCGAAATCATCGATGGACAAGCGACAGCCCATCATGCGCAAACGCACCAGGTTCTCCAGGGAAACCGCCGGCACCTCAAGCAATCCGCTTTCAGTCAGCTCGAACGTCACACTTGCGCAGGGCGTCTGGTGGGTAGTGAGGATTCTTTTAATGTGAGCGGTCAGCTCCACCTCGATCAATTGCGCCGCTTGCAGGTTGAAGGCCAAGTCCAGAGCTATTCCCAGGTTCAAGGCCTGCCGTTGAAGGACCAGCGCTTGTTGCATCAGGCAAAACAACAACTCGTCCATCAGGCCGCTTCGCTCCATCGCCGGCAGAAACACCGTCGGTGACAGCACGCCCTGGAAGGGATGGTTCCAGCGAGCAAGCACCTCCACTCCCAACACTGCGCCACTGTGCAAATCGAACTTGGGTTGGTAATAGGCTTGCAGTTGTTGATCGAGAATGGCGCGCCGCACCTGTTGCTCGTCGGCCAGTTCCAGGCTCGGCTGTGGTTGAGGCACTTCGCAACTGGTGCTCAGGACCCGCTCAAGCAATGGCTGCAACGTTTCTATCTGCAACGGTTTGCCGGTATCGCCCAGCATGTTGACGCCGAGCAAGGCGCCCATCTGGCTCACGGCACGGCGCACATCCCCCGGCAACCCACTGCTGACGATGATTGCGCCGACCTGGCCGTGCGCACTGATGCGTTGAATGAACTCCAGCCCATCCATGCCCTCCATTTGCAGGTCACAGACCACCACGTCCACAGCGCCAACGCCTTGCAGCACAGCCAGGGCTTCGGTGCCGTTACTCGCCTCCAGGACCTCGCCACAGCCCAGTTGTTTGAGCAGGTTGACGGCCACGGAACGCTGGAAAAGGTGGTCTTCGAGTACCAACACCCGGAGCGATGTGAAGGACATGACGGCTCTCTCGCTTGCTAATGGGAGGGGAGGAGTGTGCGTAATTGATCGAAGCAATTCGCGTGAAAACACCCAAAATCCTGTAGGAAATTTCCGAGCATCCGCCCAGGGGCTCAGTAGTAATTGATGGTGAACGTGGCCGTGGCATTTGCCGGGCCGGCGGTAATGCTGCTTTCGGTCTGAAGGTACCGAGCCTTCAGCGGGATGCTGTAGCTGGCACCTTCTTCGGCGCGCGTGGTGATGCCACTGGCACGCAGGGTGGACAGCGGCAGTGGCGTTCCGTGACTATCTGCCACTTGCACGCCCACCCCTGTGGCGGCGGGATCATCGCCTGGCGCGCTGGGGTTGAGGCTCAGGATGCCCAGCGACGCATTGAGAGGCGTGCGGGTCGGATCCAGGCGTACTTGCAGCACGTTATTCTTGCGCGAGTCGAGGTTGCTGACGGTTCCGTCACTGGCCCAACGCGGGCCGCTCGCCTGGTAATACCCGTTGAAGGCCGGGCAATTGTTCAGAGCGATTGAAAAATCCTTCCACTGCGTAAAAGTGTTAGGCCCGGAGAACTCACTGAGCATATGACTGCCCATCGGCACGTTGACGTCCGGTGTCGAGCAGGTGCGCGAAACGATATTCATACTTCCGGAAAAGTTGACCTGTTCGATCTCGACGGTGTTAGAGCTTATGAAGCTTTGCACCATCGTAGGCAATAAAGCGCCTTGGATCGTGCCCGCACTCACGTCTCCGATCTTGATAAACGAGAGGTCAAAGACCAACGTGGAGCTGATATT
The Pseudomonas hygromyciniae genome window above contains:
- a CDS encoding LysR family transcriptional regulator, with the protein product MHDMNDLRRIDLNLLVILDALLSEQHVTRAAERLHLSQPAVSHALARLRDLLGDPLLVRQGSGLVATARALELAAPLADALAQVQSLLAPNRFEPASARRTFRLAMSDYGAALLLPGLVRALREQAPGIDLAVTHASREGMQEGVLSGEIDLAAGVFPDLPGELRSTPLFQEHYACLVDRDSLPSGGVLDLPTYLARPHVLLEMRGSGTPEIERALTAIRERRHVAISLPHWSVAPQLIQGTDLILTVSSQGLRNIDQRHLLVVPPPFHIPSFGFVLAWHKRRGGDSALQWLIAQVQGVLA
- a CDS encoding response regulator; translation: MINKALRIMIADPEHAQRLRLERDFNRQGYYAIAPVPSLEDLLNLVEYGDRGFDLVLINGSLVGSEGFNLHDFCLDHPLMGQALIYDLPPPQFATLSAMRKLSDAS
- a CDS encoding EAL domain-containing response regulator, with product MSFTSLRVLVLEDHLFQRSVAVNLLKQLGCGEVLEASNGTEALAVLQGVGAVDVVVCDLQMEGMDGLEFIQRISAHGQVGAIIVSSGLPGDVRRAVSQMGALLGVNMLGDTGKPLQIETLQPLLERVLSTSCEVPQPQPSLELADEQQVRRAILDQQLQAYYQPKFDLHSGAVLGVEVLARWNHPFQGVLSPTVFLPAMERSGLMDELLFCLMQQALVLQRQALNLGIALDLAFNLQAAQLIEVELTAHIKRILTTHQTPCASVTFELTESGLLEVPAVSLENLVRLRMMGCRLSIDDFGAGFSSLQRLCQLPFNEIKLDAEFVRGLLHEPRCRAVIGSTLALGQTLSMSVVIEGIETAEQHQALLALGCTQGQGYWHARPMNGADLLRWLQRNAGRPVSSNHAGGHR
- a CDS encoding fimbrial protein, coding for MKAIQVLKAGAALAGLWLAAGAAFANCNINAGSTKMVRTQPLLGGNLTVGRDVPLGAEIYRQTFTPVSGLVVGCTAGLYSIETKRSLSSTPLPLANWTGTPFPGKIYETGVKGIGVAIWYGPNAMPTSSFGTNCGGGTNFCNWNISSTLVFDLSFIKIGDVSAGTIQGALLPTMVQSFISSNTVEIEQVNFSGSMNIVSRTCSTPDVNVPMGSHMLSEFSGPNTFTQWKDFSIALNNCPAFNGYYQASGPRWASDGTVSNLDSRKNNVLQVRLDPTRTPLNASLGILSLNPSAPGDDPAATGVGVQVADSHGTPLPLSTLRASGITTRAEEGASYSIPLKARYLQTESSITAGPANATATFTINYY